The window GCCGTCGAGCAGCACCTCGCCCGAATCGGCCTGTTCGAGGCCGGCGATGATGCGCAGCAGCGTCGTCTTGCCGCAACCCGAGGGGCCCAGCAGGGCGACGAGTTCGCCGGTGGGGAAGTCGAGCGAGACGTTGTCGAGCGCGACGAAGTTGCCGAAAGCCTTGCGGATGTCCCTGACCTGAATGCTCATGATGCGTTGTCCCGTGGAGCTTCGATTGCGATGTCGTCTTGGCCAACGTGGGCGGCGCGGTGCTCGACCCAGGTCTTGATCGCGAGGGTCGCGAGCGCCAGCAGGGCGAGCAGCGAGGCCACGGCGAAGGCGGCGGCGAACTGGTATTCGTTGTAGAGAATCTCGACGTGCAGCGGCAGCGTGTTGGTCTCGCCGCGAATGTGGCCGGACACGACGGACACGGCACCGAACTCGCCCATCGCGCGGGCGTTGCACAGGATCACGCCATACAGCAGGCCCCACTTGATGTTCGGCAGCGTCACGTGCCAGAAGGTCTGCCAGCCGTTGGCGCCGAGCACGATCGCAGCTTCCTCTTCCTCGCGCCCCTGCGCCTGCATCAGCGGGATCAGTTCGCGGGCGACGAAGGGGAAGGTCACGAACACCGTTGCGAGCACGATGCCGGGGACGGCGAAGATGATCTTGACGTCGTGCTCGGCGAGCCACGGCCCGAACCAGCCCTGGGCGCCGAAGATCAGCACGTAGATCAGGCCCGCGATCACGGGCGATACCGAGAAGGGCAGGTCGATCAGCGTGATGAGGAAGTGCTTGCCGCGGAACTCGAACTTCCCGATCGCCCACGCGGCGGCGACGCCGAACACCAGGTTGAGCGGCACGGAGATGATCGCCGCGATCAGTGTCAGCCGGACCGCGGACAGGGCG is drawn from Azoarcus sp. DN11 and contains these coding sequences:
- the cysW gene encoding sulfate ABC transporter permease subunit CysW — its product is MAGATTMSWAGPVDAAARFESKAATRETRVVKWTILGISLTFFAIFLLLPLVAVFVEALRKGWDTYLTALTHEDALSAVRLTLIAAIISVPLNLVFGVAAAWAIGKFEFRGKHFLITLIDLPFSVSPVIAGLIYVLIFGAQGWFGPWLAEHDVKIIFAVPGIVLATVFVTFPFVARELIPLMQAQGREEEEAAIVLGANGWQTFWHVTLPNIKWGLLYGVILCNARAMGEFGAVSVVSGHIRGETNTLPLHVEILYNEYQFAAAFAVASLLALLALATLAIKTWVEHRAAHVGQDDIAIEAPRDNAS